The following coding sequences are from one Paenibacillus stellifer window:
- a CDS encoding iron-sulfur cluster biosynthesis family protein, with product MKIRITPLAERKLRERLGSLPGTIKLLYDTGHACGCDGINVLLILDKPDIGDLHVEAGGLPFVVNTQHEIFYEEQLKLDADEHTTAFVLTSDSQLYGKNIQIRDLRGLELSEYHSPSSCEILPRSN from the coding sequence ATGAAGATCCGGATTACACCGCTTGCGGAGCGGAAGCTGAGAGAAAGGCTGGGAAGCCTGCCGGGAACGATCAAGCTTCTGTACGATACGGGACATGCCTGCGGCTGCGATGGGATCAACGTACTGCTGATTCTGGATAAGCCGGACATAGGCGACCTGCACGTCGAAGCCGGTGGCCTGCCTTTTGTCGTGAACACCCAGCATGAAATTTTTTATGAAGAACAGTTGAAGCTGGATGCGGACGAGCATACGACTGCGTTTGTCCTGACCAGCGATTCCCAGTTATACGGCAAGAACATTCAAATCCGCGACCTGCGCGGACTGGAGCTCAGCGAATATCATTCGCCTTCCTCCTGCGAGATTCTTCCCCGTTCGAACTAA
- the rpsP gene encoding 30S ribosomal protein S16: MAVRIRLKRMGAHKAPFYRVVVSDSRSPRDGRFIEEIGYYNPVAQPAVVNIDEEKALKWLQTGAQASDTVRNLLSKAGVMKKFHESKLQK; this comes from the coding sequence GTGGCAGTACGTATTCGTCTGAAACGTATGGGTGCTCATAAAGCGCCTTTCTATCGTGTAGTAGTTTCCGATTCCCGTTCCCCTCGTGACGGTCGTTTCATCGAGGAGATCGGTTACTATAACCCGGTTGCACAACCGGCAGTAGTGAACATCGATGAGGAAAAAGCTCTGAAATGGCTTCAAACCGGTGCGCAAGCATCCGACACGGTCCGCAACCTGCTCAGCAAAGCGGGCGTTATGAAGAAATTCCATGAGTCGAAGCTGCAGAAATAA
- a CDS encoding glycoside hydrolase family 32 protein: protein MTSKGRKAAGAMILAGCLIAIWLAGYETSLNKDAKPDIKKSSIDTYNNDNHQKIGLRPVFHFTVPDKWKNDPQRPVYANGQYHYYYLYNGDYLSGSGTEWRHAVSSDLVNWQDKGIAIPKFTTVNGDIWSGSVVVDEENTAGFGPGAFIAVLTQPSGNDGKQEQFLWYSTDGGDTFKPYGTEPVLANPGSADFRDPKIIWDDGSGKWVMTLAEGDKIGFYASSNLKEWQYVSGFVTENIGLMECPDLYVMRADDGQYRYVLGVSANGKRVGKPGTYAYWTGSFDGTAFVPDRKEPQWLDYGFDWYGAVTFEDGAADDLFDHRYALAWMNSWDYPDNNPSVREGYNGMDSIVREIRLAHREDGYTLLSTALPALQSKTLGTEMYPRIELEGNESLHPAGAAYRLDADISWSSVRNAGFRLMESPDGKSHVDIGVFAQGGYLYVNRGSTGNPDRTGNRAESRAPLSPDAKKVHLTIFVDRLSIEVFVDDGETVFSNLVFPDAKDQGISLYAEGGTAVFENVVIQTYSSR from the coding sequence ATGACGTCCAAGGGACGGAAGGCCGCGGGGGCAATGATTCTTGCCGGCTGTCTGATCGCGATATGGCTTGCAGGATATGAAACGTCCTTGAACAAGGATGCGAAGCCGGATATCAAGAAGTCATCCATTGATACGTATAACAACGATAATCATCAGAAAATCGGTTTGCGGCCGGTCTTCCATTTTACAGTTCCGGACAAGTGGAAGAACGACCCGCAGCGGCCGGTGTATGCGAACGGGCAGTATCACTATTACTACCTGTACAATGGAGACTATCTCTCCGGCAGCGGTACGGAATGGCGTCATGCGGTATCCAGCGATCTGGTGAACTGGCAGGATAAAGGCATTGCTATTCCGAAATTCACTACGGTGAACGGAGATATTTGGTCGGGTTCAGTCGTCGTGGATGAAGAGAATACAGCGGGCTTTGGGCCGGGGGCGTTCATCGCCGTTCTGACCCAGCCGTCGGGTAACGACGGGAAGCAGGAGCAGTTTCTGTGGTACAGCACGGATGGAGGAGACACCTTCAAGCCCTATGGGACGGAGCCTGTGCTGGCCAATCCCGGAAGTGCCGATTTCCGCGACCCGAAGATTATTTGGGACGATGGCTCCGGCAAATGGGTAATGACGCTTGCGGAGGGTGACAAGATCGGCTTCTATGCCTCTTCGAACCTGAAGGAGTGGCAGTACGTGAGCGGATTCGTCACTGAAAATATCGGACTCATGGAATGTCCGGATTTGTATGTGATGCGTGCGGATGACGGGCAGTACCGTTATGTGCTCGGCGTCAGCGCCAACGGGAAACGGGTGGGCAAGCCGGGAACGTATGCTTATTGGACCGGCAGCTTCGATGGAACAGCCTTTGTGCCTGACCGGAAGGAGCCGCAGTGGCTCGATTACGGGTTCGACTGGTACGGTGCGGTCACATTTGAGGACGGTGCGGCTGACGATCTCTTCGATCATCGATACGCGCTGGCCTGGATGAACAGCTGGGACTATCCGGACAACAACCCGTCGGTACGGGAAGGGTACAACGGTATGGATTCCATCGTTCGCGAGATCCGGCTCGCACACCGGGAAGATGGGTATACGCTGCTGTCTACAGCCTTGCCCGCGCTGCAATCCAAGACACTGGGGACAGAGATGTATCCGCGCATCGAACTTGAGGGGAATGAAAGTCTGCACCCTGCGGGAGCCGCCTATCGGCTGGATGCAGATATTTCCTGGAGCAGCGTCCGGAATGCCGGTTTCAGGCTGATGGAATCGCCGGACGGAAAGTCACATGTGGACATTGGCGTGTTCGCCCAGGGCGGGTATCTGTATGTGAACAGAGGTTCAACGGGGAATCCTGACCGGACGGGGAACCGTGCCGAGAGCAGAGCGCCGCTGAGTCCGGACGCGAAGAAGGTTCACCTGACGATCTTCGTCGACCGGTTAAGCATTGAGGTGTTCGTGGACGATGGGGAGACCGTCTTCTCCAATCTGGTCTTTCCGGATGCGAAGGATCAGGGCATCAGCCTGTATGCGGAAGGCGGAACGGCAGTCTTTGAGAATGTAGTGATTCAGACGTATTCCTCCCGTTAA
- a CDS encoding carboxypeptidase M32, which yields MEDQLQAQWNDFAVLLAKMSGYREAIGLLHWDLRTGAPRKGAEVRAKTIGMLSGEHFKLETSPEMGRFTELFSQPEANAQLSAAQRKIVEDCRKEYERSQSISPEKYEEYAVLAAHSETMWESAKAENDFASFEPYLSKIVAFKQEFIDSWGVKGTRYDTLLDMYEPDLTVAKLDEIFGKLRSRLVPLAEKIAASPHQPDAAFLEGEFPSDRQEEFGLFLLKQMGYDFEAGRLDESVHPFATGLNPGDVRITTNYVLDNVTSSLFSCLHEGGHALYEQNISKDLVGTPLAQGASMGIHESQSRLWENMIGRSRAFWQRYYNDLQSRFPDKFANVDMEDFYRAINRVENSLIRIDADELTYNLHIIIRYEIEKLIFNEGLQVKDLPEVWNAKYKEYLGVVPPTDSLGVLQDVHWSGGDFGYFASYSLGNMYAAQFLNTLRKELPEFDSLVASGNLLPIKEWLTEAIYRYGMSETPSQIIERVTGEPLNPDYLADYLEQKYTDIYHLDDH from the coding sequence ATGGAAGATCAATTACAGGCGCAGTGGAATGATTTCGCCGTTCTGCTGGCCAAGATGAGCGGTTACCGCGAAGCAATCGGACTGCTTCATTGGGATCTGCGGACGGGCGCGCCGCGCAAGGGGGCGGAGGTCCGTGCCAAGACAATCGGAATGCTGAGCGGCGAGCACTTCAAGCTGGAGACCTCTCCCGAAATGGGGCGGTTCACGGAGCTGTTCAGCCAGCCGGAGGCCAATGCCCAGCTGTCGGCCGCTCAGCGGAAGATCGTAGAGGACTGCCGGAAGGAATATGAACGGAGCCAGAGCATTTCTCCCGAGAAGTATGAAGAGTACGCCGTGCTGGCCGCCCATTCCGAGACGATGTGGGAGTCAGCCAAGGCGGAGAATGACTTTGCCTCGTTTGAGCCTTACTTAAGCAAGATCGTGGCTTTCAAACAGGAGTTTATCGATAGCTGGGGCGTTAAGGGAACCCGATATGACACTCTGCTGGATATGTACGAGCCGGATCTAACTGTAGCGAAGCTCGACGAGATTTTTGGCAAACTGAGAAGCCGGCTTGTTCCACTGGCGGAGAAAATCGCGGCATCCCCTCATCAGCCGGACGCTGCCTTCCTTGAAGGGGAATTCCCGTCCGACCGCCAGGAGGAATTCGGATTATTTCTATTGAAGCAGATGGGCTATGACTTTGAAGCGGGCCGTCTGGATGAAAGTGTGCATCCGTTCGCCACAGGGCTGAATCCCGGCGATGTTCGCATAACGACGAATTATGTGCTGGATAACGTGACCAGTTCCTTGTTCAGCTGTCTGCATGAAGGCGGACATGCTCTGTATGAGCAGAACATTTCGAAAGACCTCGTTGGCACACCGCTTGCACAGGGCGCCTCGATGGGCATCCACGAATCCCAATCCCGGCTGTGGGAAAATATGATCGGCCGCAGCCGCGCCTTCTGGCAGCGGTATTACAACGATCTTCAATCGCGTTTTCCGGATAAGTTCGCTAACGTAGACATGGAGGATTTCTACCGGGCCATTAACCGGGTGGAGAACTCGCTGATCCGGATTGATGCGGATGAACTGACGTATAACCTACATATTATTATCCGCTACGAGATCGAGAAGCTGATCTTTAATGAAGGACTGCAGGTCAAGGACTTGCCTGAGGTATGGAATGCCAAGTACAAGGAGTACCTGGGGGTTGTTCCGCCTACCGACAGTCTGGGCGTACTGCAGGACGTTCATTGGTCGGGCGGGGATTTCGGCTATTTTGCTTCCTACTCACTTGGCAATATGTACGCCGCACAGTTCCTGAATACGCTTCGGAAAGAGCTGCCGGAATTCGATTCGCTTGTTGCCTCCGGCAATTTGCTGCCGATCAAGGAGTGGCTCACAGAAGCGATTTACCGGTACGGTATGAGCGAAACCCCGTCGCAGATTATCGAGCGTGTTACCGGCGAGCCGCTGAACCCCGATTATTTGGCGGATTATCTGGAGCAAAAGTACACTGACATTTACCATCTGGATGACCATTAA
- a CDS encoding NUDIX hydrolase has protein sequence MPPTERFDIYDKHRNPIGTDTRENVHARGLWHQTFHCWVLNQVVGEKGSLLFQLRHKDKDTFPGKLDTSCAGHLQAGETVKDGVRELKEELGLDIPFEQLEYCGTCTEESRPSPGIIDNEFSSVFLYVSSQPLEAYDFQREEISGLFFVDVLAFQKLVAGELESLRIRGVIADENTGEIVEDERLAAIDSFTPNTEEYYRLLFSRL, from the coding sequence ATGCCGCCAACCGAACGGTTCGATATTTATGACAAGCACCGCAACCCGATAGGAACCGATACCCGGGAGAACGTACACGCCAGAGGACTCTGGCATCAGACGTTTCACTGCTGGGTGCTGAATCAGGTGGTGGGTGAGAAGGGCAGCCTGCTGTTTCAGCTCCGGCATAAGGACAAGGATACCTTTCCCGGGAAGCTGGATACTTCATGTGCCGGACATTTGCAGGCGGGTGAGACAGTGAAGGACGGAGTACGGGAGCTGAAGGAGGAGCTGGGGCTTGATATACCTTTTGAGCAGCTTGAGTACTGCGGTACCTGCACGGAAGAGAGCCGTCCGTCGCCCGGTATCATTGACAATGAATTCAGCAGCGTCTTTTTATATGTCTCCTCTCAGCCTCTTGAGGCCTATGATTTTCAGCGGGAGGAGATTTCCGGATTGTTCTTTGTGGATGTGCTGGCTTTTCAGAAGCTGGTAGCCGGGGAGCTCGAAAGCTTGAGAATTCGAGGTGTCATTGCGGATGAGAATACGGGAGAGATTGTTGAGGATGAGAGACTCGCAGCCATCGACAGCTTCACTCCGAATACCGAGGAATATTACCGGCTGCTGTTCTCCCGTTTGTAG
- the ylxM gene encoding YlxM family DNA-binding protein: MSQGNRLEKTNRINLLFAFYEPLLTDKQQTFLKYYFHDDFSLGEIAAEFEISRQAVYEHIKRAEQVLENYETKLGLLSKHETRTMYFGELRRIRNEAALPESYGQRLNEIVDSLENLE; the protein is encoded by the coding sequence ATGAGTCAGGGTAACCGACTGGAGAAGACGAACCGGATCAATCTGTTGTTTGCATTCTACGAACCTCTGCTTACCGATAAGCAGCAGACGTTTCTGAAATATTATTTCCACGACGATTTCTCCCTTGGGGAGATTGCGGCGGAATTTGAAATCAGCCGACAGGCTGTGTACGAGCATATCAAGCGCGCCGAGCAGGTGCTCGAGAATTACGAAACGAAGCTCGGTTTATTATCGAAGCATGAAACCCGAACCATGTATTTTGGAGAATTACGCAGAATCCGGAACGAGGCGGCTCTTCCGGAATCGTACGGACAGCGCCTTAATGAAATTGTGGATTCTTTGGAGAACCTGGAGTAG
- the ffh gene encoding signal recognition particle protein has protein sequence MAFEGLTGRLQNVFSKLRGKGKVSEEDVNEAMREVRLALLEADVNFKVVKDFVAKVKEKAVGKEVMESFTPGMVIIDIVNKELTELMGGTQAKLAKANKPPTVIMMAGLQGAGKTTTSGKLAKLLQKNNHRPLLVAGDIYRPAAIKQLQILGEQIKVPVFSLGDKVSPVEIAKQALQQAKDDNHDYVIIDTAGRLHIDEELMEELKQIHAEVKPDEVLLVVDAMTGQDAVNVADSFNKQLELTGVVLTKLDGDTRGGAALSVKAVTGCPIKFAALGEKIDALEPFHPERMASRILGMGDMLSLIEKAQANIDADKAKEMERKMRNAEFTFDDFLEQMDQVKKLGPLDQILDMLPGMNKAKGMKDLKVDDKQMGRVEAIVHSMTKQEKAQPEIINHNRRKRIAAGSGTSLTEVNRLIKQFDEMRRMMKQFSGMMGGMGGGGKGKKNAMKQLTALGGKGMKFPFR, from the coding sequence ATGGCATTTGAAGGATTAACCGGAAGACTGCAGAATGTGTTCAGCAAGCTGCGCGGCAAAGGCAAGGTGTCCGAAGAAGACGTAAACGAAGCGATGCGCGAGGTGCGTCTGGCCCTGCTGGAAGCGGACGTTAACTTCAAGGTCGTTAAGGACTTCGTAGCGAAGGTGAAAGAGAAGGCTGTTGGCAAGGAAGTTATGGAGAGCTTCACACCAGGCATGGTCATCATCGACATCGTCAACAAGGAATTGACGGAGCTGATGGGCGGCACTCAGGCGAAGCTGGCCAAGGCGAACAAGCCGCCGACCGTCATTATGATGGCGGGCCTTCAGGGCGCCGGTAAGACGACGACCTCCGGCAAGCTGGCCAAGCTGCTGCAGAAGAACAACCACCGGCCGCTACTCGTAGCGGGCGACATTTACCGTCCGGCCGCGATCAAGCAGCTGCAGATTCTCGGCGAACAGATCAAAGTGCCGGTATTCTCGCTGGGCGACAAGGTGAGCCCGGTCGAGATCGCGAAGCAGGCGCTGCAGCAGGCCAAGGATGACAATCACGATTATGTCATCATCGATACCGCAGGCCGTCTGCATATCGACGAAGAGCTGATGGAAGAGCTGAAGCAGATTCACGCCGAGGTCAAGCCGGACGAAGTGCTTCTCGTCGTCGACGCCATGACTGGTCAGGATGCCGTGAACGTCGCGGACAGCTTTAACAAGCAGCTTGAGCTTACAGGCGTTGTGCTGACGAAGCTGGACGGCGATACGCGCGGCGGCGCCGCGCTGTCGGTCAAAGCTGTAACCGGCTGTCCGATCAAGTTCGCCGCGCTCGGCGAGAAGATCGATGCGCTGGAGCCTTTCCATCCGGAGCGGATGGCGTCGCGGATTCTCGGTATGGGCGACATGCTGTCGCTGATTGAGAAAGCGCAGGCGAACATCGATGCCGACAAGGCGAAGGAAATGGAACGTAAAATGCGCAACGCGGAATTTACGTTCGACGATTTCCTGGAGCAGATGGACCAGGTCAAGAAGCTGGGTCCGCTGGATCAGATTCTTGATATGCTCCCGGGCATGAACAAGGCGAAGGGCATGAAGGACCTCAAGGTTGACGACAAGCAGATGGGCCGTGTCGAGGCGATCGTCCATTCCATGACGAAGCAGGAGAAGGCCCAGCCTGAAATCATCAACCATAACCGCCGCAAGCGGATTGCCGCCGGCAGCGGCACCTCGCTCACCGAAGTGAACCGTCTCATCAAGCAGTTCGACGAAATGCGCCGTATGATGAAGCAGTTCTCCGGTATGATGGGCGGTATGGGCGGCGGAGGCAAGGGCAAGAAGAACGCCATGAAACAGCTAACAGCTCTTGGCGGCAAGGGAATGAAGTTCCCGTTCCGTTAA
- the trmD gene encoding tRNA (guanosine(37)-N1)-methyltransferase TrmD: MRIDVLTLFPEMCEAVFGTSILGKARDKGIARLQAVNFRDFSGNKHGSVDDTPYGGGGGMVLKPDPIFAAVEHVLGERHSAQAPLASEALAGVETALPVEPAESVANRANTDEVPAANAKPRIILMCPQGRPFDQRIAEELSKEQHLIFICGHYEGYDERIREHLVTDELSIGDYVLTGGELPALTVIDAVVRLQPGALGNETSAITDSFSTGLLEYPHYTRPPEFRGWKVPDMLLSGHHANIEAWRREQSLRRTLERRPDLLEQAELSEGDHKVLKRLKAEMEQ; this comes from the coding sequence ATACGGATCGATGTGCTGACGCTTTTTCCGGAGATGTGTGAAGCCGTATTCGGGACAAGCATCCTGGGCAAGGCTCGGGACAAAGGAATTGCCCGCCTTCAGGCGGTGAATTTCCGGGATTTTTCCGGCAACAAGCATGGCAGCGTCGATGATACGCCGTACGGCGGAGGTGGCGGGATGGTGCTGAAGCCGGACCCGATTTTCGCTGCGGTGGAGCATGTGCTGGGGGAGCGCCATTCCGCCCAAGCTCCGTTAGCTTCCGAGGCTTTGGCCGGAGTGGAAACGGCGCTTCCGGTGGAACCAGCGGAATCGGTGGCGAATAGGGCCAACACCGATGAGGTCCCGGCTGCTAACGCCAAGCCGCGGATTATTCTGATGTGCCCGCAGGGCCGGCCCTTCGATCAGCGGATCGCGGAGGAACTCTCCAAGGAGCAGCATCTGATCTTCATCTGCGGCCATTACGAGGGCTATGATGAACGCATTCGGGAGCATCTCGTTACGGACGAGCTGTCCATCGGAGACTATGTCCTGACCGGAGGCGAGCTTCCGGCATTGACGGTCATCGACGCGGTGGTTCGTCTGCAGCCGGGTGCGCTCGGCAACGAGACATCTGCGATTACCGACTCCTTCAGCACAGGGCTGCTGGAATACCCGCACTATACCCGTCCGCCGGAGTTCCGAGGCTGGAAGGTGCCGGATATGCTGCTGAGCGGGCATCATGCGAATATCGAAGCCTGGCGGCGGGAGCAGTCGCTGAGACGCACACTGGAACGAAGACCGGATCTGCTGGAGCAGGCGGAGCTGAGCGAAGGGGATCATAAGGTGCTGAAGCGGCTGAAGGCCGAGATGGAGCAGTAG
- a CDS encoding DUF4097 family beta strand repeat-containing protein — MKHKWSTAAIAGIITALLLSGCTPLPGKSAEDKQENSDNSIEEAARSIGDSVRQGVGTAVDSAAKVVESTTDLATDRLSSSGMKKEIVYSTESGSGTALRVESSVGDIEVKRGSGSQLKISATITAYKTVGRQDHRQEILDHAVVEAKQSGGEWTVYTHSSEDADTDLWTWANRQYDTSDLTISYVIEVPDSMNQFVIRSDVGRINTRGLNGTYDVTSDVGSINVKDAHITGDSSIGTDTGTINLDLSGIDSSSKLKVSSEVGSITASLDSSVACTLEAHAELGGVRGVSSGRTDINGGGPVVTLNSSVGSIKVAK; from the coding sequence ATGAAACACAAATGGAGCACGGCAGCCATTGCCGGTATCATAACGGCTCTGCTCCTGTCGGGCTGCACACCGTTGCCTGGAAAGAGCGCGGAAGACAAGCAGGAGAATTCAGATAACAGCATTGAAGAAGCAGCGAGGTCGATAGGCGATTCCGTCCGCCAAGGAGTAGGCACAGCCGTAGACAGCGCGGCTAAGGTTGTGGAGAGCACAACCGATCTTGCGACTGACCGTCTGAGTTCTTCCGGAATGAAGAAGGAGATCGTCTACAGCACGGAGTCCGGCAGCGGAACGGCGCTGAGAGTGGAAAGTTCTGTCGGTGATATCGAAGTAAAGCGAGGCAGCGGGTCCCAGTTGAAAATTTCCGCAACCATTACTGCGTATAAAACCGTCGGTCGCCAAGATCATCGGCAGGAAATTCTGGACCATGCGGTCGTGGAAGCCAAACAATCCGGAGGGGAGTGGACAGTCTATACCCATTCCAGCGAGGATGCAGATACTGATTTGTGGACCTGGGCCAACCGCCAATATGATACCTCCGACCTTACCATATCCTATGTCATCGAAGTGCCCGATAGTATGAACCAATTCGTCATCCGAAGTGATGTTGGCCGGATCAATACACGGGGATTAAACGGTACTTACGACGTAACTAGCGATGTCGGCAGCATCAATGTGAAAGACGCCCATATAACCGGCGATTCCAGCATCGGCACGGACACGGGAACAATCAACCTCGATCTCTCTGGTATTGACAGTAGCTCCAAGTTGAAAGTCAGCTCTGAAGTCGGCAGTATCACCGCCTCCCTGGACTCATCCGTTGCTTGTACGCTGGAAGCCCATGCCGAGTTGGGCGGCGTTCGCGGCGTATCCTCCGGAAGAACCGACATCAACGGCGGCGGTCCAGTGGTGACCCTGAACTCCTCGGTCGGATCGATTAAAGTGGCCAAATGA
- a CDS encoding KH domain-containing protein, protein MEELVAVIAKALVDHPEDVTVRAVEKDHLIVYELSVHPDDVGKVIGKQGRIAKALRTVVTSAAVKSDKRVTVDILS, encoded by the coding sequence ATGGAAGAATTAGTTGCAGTTATTGCTAAGGCTTTAGTGGATCATCCGGAAGATGTGACGGTGCGGGCGGTGGAGAAGGATCACCTTATTGTCTATGAATTGTCGGTCCATCCCGATGATGTCGGCAAGGTCATTGGCAAGCAGGGAAGGATCGCCAAGGCGCTCCGAACCGTCGTAACATCAGCAGCAGTCAAGAGCGATAAGCGCGTTACCGTGGACATTTTGTCCTGA
- the rimM gene encoding ribosome maturation factor RimM (Essential for efficient processing of 16S rRNA): protein MSETLLTVGKLVNTHGIRGEIKVLSRTDFPEVRFAPGSQLLIMPEDGKERLEVTVESSREHKGMYIVKLKGYHDINQMEKYKGSLIKVTSEDRVELPDNEYYFHDIIGCEVYSDNPDDGKLGVITEILTPGANDVWVVKRPKGQDLLIPVIDDVVLDVDVPGKKVKVHVMEGLL, encoded by the coding sequence ATGTCGGAAACGTTGTTAACGGTCGGCAAGCTGGTCAATACGCATGGAATACGCGGAGAAATCAAAGTTCTGTCCCGCACGGATTTTCCGGAAGTCCGGTTTGCGCCGGGAAGTCAGCTGCTGATTATGCCGGAGGACGGCAAGGAGCGGCTGGAAGTTACGGTTGAATCATCCCGGGAGCATAAAGGAATGTACATCGTGAAGCTGAAGGGCTATCATGATATCAACCAGATGGAAAAATATAAAGGCAGCCTGATCAAGGTGACATCCGAGGATCGGGTGGAGCTGCCGGACAACGAGTATTATTTCCACGATATTATCGGCTGTGAAGTGTACAGCGATAACCCGGATGACGGCAAGCTTGGGGTGATCACCGAGATTTTGACGCCCGGGGCGAATGATGTGTGGGTTGTGAAGCGGCCCAAGGGCCAGGATCTGCTGATCCCGGTAATCGATGATGTGGTTCTCGACGTGGATGTGCCGGGCAAGAAGGTAAAGGTCCATGTGATGGAAGGACTGCTGTGA
- a CDS encoding YxcD family protein yields the protein MDEIVNAVCLHTADRKGVNVRDVQVELSWDEDTGFTAEVWTQGRSQYLVASNIVEAVLRYLHTEYNIRAYPEDVRLELEDEIIAVVND from the coding sequence ATGGATGAAATCGTCAACGCCGTCTGCCTTCATACAGCGGATCGCAAGGGCGTTAACGTCCGGGACGTTCAGGTAGAGCTTAGCTGGGATGAGGATACCGGCTTCACCGCAGAGGTTTGGACCCAAGGACGAAGCCAATACCTGGTGGCGTCCAACATCGTGGAGGCAGTCCTCCGCTACCTCCACACGGAATACAATATCCGCGCCTATCCGGAGGATGTCCGGCTTGAGCTGGAGGATGAAATCATCGCTGTCGTGAATGATTAA
- the trhA gene encoding PAQR family membrane homeostasis protein TrhA codes for MANTHTYSRKEEVVNAVTHGIGAVLSVAALVLLIVFSSMRGTAWHVVSFSIYGTSMLLLYLNSTIVHSLKEGKVKDLFEFFDHSSIYLFIAGTYTPFLLVAIRGTLGWSLFGIIWGIAFFGVLFKAFFTKRFLFMSTIFYIAMGWLIVIAWGPLTAAVAQDGMSLLMAGGVLYTLGTIFYVWRAFPYHHAVWHVFVLLGSVTHFFAVLMYLLPIR; via the coding sequence ATGGCTAATACGCACACCTATAGTCGAAAGGAAGAGGTCGTAAACGCAGTAACGCACGGTATTGGCGCTGTGCTGAGCGTCGCCGCACTGGTGCTGCTCATCGTCTTCTCCAGCATGAGAGGAACGGCCTGGCATGTCGTGAGCTTTTCCATCTATGGCACATCGATGCTGCTGCTCTACCTGAATTCGACGATCGTGCACAGCCTGAAGGAAGGCAAGGTGAAGGATCTGTTCGAGTTCTTCGACCATTCCTCCATCTATTTGTTCATCGCCGGCACCTATACGCCGTTTCTGCTGGTTGCCATCCGGGGAACGCTTGGCTGGAGCTTGTTCGGGATCATCTGGGGCATCGCCTTCTTCGGCGTATTGTTCAAGGCATTTTTCACCAAAAGGTTTCTCTTCATGTCAACGATTTTCTATATCGCGATGGGCTGGCTGATCGTGATCGCCTGGGGGCCGCTGACGGCGGCTGTGGCGCAGGACGGCATGTCGCTTCTGATGGCTGGCGGCGTTCTGTATACGCTCGGAACCATATTCTACGTATGGCGGGCATTCCCCTACCATCATGCGGTCTGGCATGTGTTCGTGTTGCTCGGAAGCGTCACCCATTTTTTCGCGGTGCTGATGTATCTGCTGCCGATCCGGTGA